CGCCGACGCTGACACCGACGCCGCCGACGCCGATGCTGCCGACACCGACACCACCGGCCTGTGCAAGGAGAGGCCCTGCAACATCTTCTACAAATAAGAACTCAGTATTGATTCCTACGGATTCACGACAATCACGGATGACCCGCAGCGGACGCATCGTTCGTCTACCCGTACGCTTCGCTGAGGAGGGAGCCATGTAGCCGACGTGTCCGTCCACTACAACATCGTTTAGCATGTAGATATAGAATAgcttattaataattagaaatagaaatagttttatAACTAGAAAATAGAATACGTAAATCCATTTTCGTAGcaacgtaataaaataacagttagTTCTCGTAAGCCGGACCCCGTAAGGTTGCACTATGTTATTGTATAACCTGAAACCGTTACGGTCGACTATTGTTCAATGTTCACTCATTAAGTTCCGTaacgttattgtattatatttgtttattagggttCACCTCCGCAGAATTTCGGCAGAGTCAAAGAAGTATTGTCCATTTTATTGTGTATAATTAAGCGTAGTTTTAGTTGCGTGGGAAACTTTCGGTACCGTTACACCGTTATCAGGAGATAGTAATGTTACCTCAAAAGGACCAAGGATACGGTTATACGCGTCATTCCCTCGCACGCACTCGTTCGGTAAACGTCAACCTCCTGAGTATCGTTACGCTAGTAGAGCAAAATAGTGTTGCCTCTAGTCTAGTTAAGCtttcacgaataaaataatcttcGACGATCAAGATCTATCTTTAAGGAGTATTTCCCTCGATACCAAAACACGCATTACCTAAAGATAGATAAAGCCCTAAACGAACTACGTAAATTGCCTAACCTAGGGCCTAGTGCAGTGGATTTGAATGATTTTGCCATTAAAGTAGTGAACATTGTGACGACACTTGCAAGTTTAGACCGACGTGCGTATGCAGGTAATCCGTTTCTTATACGTGAAATTACAGAACGCCTGTCACCCCACGTCCGATCGCGCTGGTGCCAGTATGCAGAAGAAAAGCTCGAGCAGGCTGAGAGCGAGCTCACGCTCATGGTCAACTTTCTGCTCGACATCAGCGACAAGGAATTGCAGTACAGCCATGCGCGCGGAAGCGTCAATCGTCGCAGCGCGCCAGCGCCTATGCGTGAGGACATACGCGTAGGCCGGAGAACCTCAGCGTCAAACCCTCAGCCGTCAAATGGTGGAGCGATCCGCAAGTATAACTCAAGTCGTGTGCAAACGTATACCACTGACAAATTAGAACCTTGCCTTTGCTGTGGTGGCGTGCACACTGCTACAAATTGTAAACGTGTATTAGATATGAGTGTTGCGGCTCGATGGGAATGGGCgaaagataataagatttgttTTAAATGTCTTAACAGGAGACACAGGCGTGGCAACTGCAAGGCGGGTGTATGCGGAGAGCGAGGATGCCAGCACCCGCATCACCCGCTGCTGCATGATGAATCTATACTCCTACGAAGGGAACTACAATCTTCACGGCGTGACGAAGCGGCCTCAGCTACGCCTGCCAGCGCGCCCATCGAGCCCGAGCGCGCACAGAGAGAGCACACGTTGACGACGGCGGAAAGAGAGGGGGCACTACCGGCTCACCACTTCGTGCTGAACACAGAGCACCAAGAGCCGTCAGACGTTTTGCTTAAGGTAATACCTATACTTTTATCTGGACCGACAGGCGAGATCAAATGCTACGCGCTCTGTGACGATGGCTCGACTATTAGTCTGTGCGAGGATTCGATAGCCGACGCCGTGGGTGCTGTGGGCGTGGAAGCGCCACTACACATCAATGGGATTGGTCCCATGTCAACAATCGAGCCCAGCCGACGCGTGACGGTACAAATACGCGGGCTGACCGGAGGACATACCCATCTCGTCAGACTTAGAACGGTAAAGAACCTAGGCATTAACTCTCAACAAGTGCCAAGAACATTAGTTAAGCAGTACGAGCACCTGAGAGGCCTGCAGGAGGCCACATATGACACCGCCACGCCTCGGGTACTCATCGGGTCAGACAACTGGCATATGATATTTCCACTTGAGGCTCGTATCGGAACAAGGAGAGAACCCGCTGCAGTTAGGATAGATCTTGGCTGGTTAATATATGGACGCGCGCCGCAGACCCCGCGACGAGCTGAACGAGTGCTGCATCTCTCACAAGCAAGCGAACGAGATGGTGCGTTTGCTGTGACTGCAGACGTAGAAGAGATGTTCTTGAGAATCCAGATCCGTGAAGAGGACAGAAACTCGCAGATGTTCCTGTGGCGAGCGGCGCGTAGAAGCGGCGTCCCTGACGTGTACCGGATGAGGTCAATGGTGTTTGGAATCGCGAGCTCCCCATTCCTTGCACATTCGGTAAGAAATTATAATGCTTATGCTTATGAGAACCGCTACCCGAGGGCCCTTGAAGACATAGTTAGAAACCACTATATGGACGACTACGTTTCAAGCTATGAAAACGAAGCAGACGCTATCGCGTACGCCGAAGAGGTATCCGCTTGCCATGCGCACGCTGGATTTCATCTCCGCGGGTGGTCTAGTAACTCGCCACTTCTCATAGAACGGATTCCAGAGGAACTACGAGCCGACACACCCGCACCGATTGGCGATAAGGAACAAAAGGTATTGGGTCTAACCTGGGATGCGAGGACAGACCATCTCGGCTTCAACACTACCATGATCCGAGTCCCAAGCGAAGTTAAGGAACGTAAAAGGGCTCCAACGAAAAGAGAGACTCTCAGCGCAGTAATGAGTATATATGATCCGTTAGGAATAATCTCTTATTTCTCAATTACAGTAAAGATCCAGCTTCAGCGACTCTGGAGCCTGGGTTTGGATTGGAACGCTCCGCTGCCACCAGACGAGTGTGAGGAGTTCCAGACATGGCTGCGAGCGCTAGAACACGTCGGTAGACTGCGCATTCCCCGCCACTACGGACCTATGGAAATGGTGAGACGAACCCTCCATATTTTCGTTGATGCCTCCTCACAAGCATATGCAGCGGTCGCTTATTGGCGTATCGAAAGACGAGGGGAGGTCTACGTCAGCCTGATCGTGGCAAAGGCTAAAGTGGGACCAACGCGCTCTATTTCGATTCCACGAGCGAAGCTACAGTCGGCCTTGATCGGAGCTCGACTGAAGAAAACTATCCTAGAGCAACACAGGTACGAGGTAGCGGAAGTCGTAATATGGTCCGACAGCCGAACAACACTCCATTGGGTACGGGAAAATGCACGCCGTTACAGCGCCTATGTCTCGCACCGCCTGGGCGAGATCGCTGAGCTCACGGAACCAGAACAGTGGCGATGGGTGCCGACACGCCAGAACGTCGCAGACGACGCCACCCGAGCGGGACAGCACACGTGAGTTTGACATAACACACAGATGGTTCCAAGGACCCGCTTTCCTACGGCTACCGACAACAGAATGGCCACAAGAACCATTGAACCAGCCAGAACCAGAGCTACAAGTACTGGAGGTCAAGCAGTGCTTTGTGAGTCGCGAGGTTGCCTCGCCACCGTTGCCTGATGTGAGCCGATTTTCAAGCTACGGACCGTCTACTGGGTACCACTGCAAGAATGTTGCAATTTATAGACATTATAAAATCCAAAGCTACGATGAATTTACAAACCAAACATATTCTGGCCGCTGAACGTTTATTATTGCAGAGAGCGCAGAAGGAGGACTTCGCTGACGAGCTACGGAGCCTCCGCCGCGGCGAGCCTCTAACCAAAGGCAGCGCGCTCTTCGAACTGGACCCCGAGCTCGCAGCTGACAACGTGCTCCGCATGCGGGGGCGCATCGACGCCGCACCCGTGCCTATCAACAAGAGTCCGGCCATTCTACATGGACGCAACCGGTTGGCCAGACTTATTATATTTAGAATGCATAGAAGAGCGGCGCACGCTAATAATGAACGCGTTGTAAACGATGTTAGACAAGAATATTGGATATTGCGCCTAAGACCGACTGTGCGTGCAATCGCAAGCACTTGTCAACTCTGCCGCATTAGAAAAGCGACTCCACGCGCCCCGCCTATGGGAGATTTGCCGCTGTCGCGCATAGAGCCATTTTGTAGACCCTTTACAAACACTGGTGTAGATCTATTCGGTCATATTACAGTTACCATCGGGAGGAGACACGAGAAGCGCTGGGTGGCGCTCTACACCTGCCTGACGACCCGGGCGGTGCATCTGGAGCTGGTGCATTCCCTCA
The nucleotide sequence above comes from Cydia pomonella isolate Wapato2018A unplaced genomic scaffold, ilCydPomo1 PGA_scaffold_91, whole genome shotgun sequence. Encoded proteins:
- the LOC133534380 gene encoding uncharacterized protein LOC133534380 isoform X1, whose protein sequence is MTPEPWQHCPLQSVPRSRRVHTPPVSPPAVRARTSERRQYEVCNNRMQCADYCRCGSREQSSSVTAGLEQVMSQLVALNSRPTSSKQVWDLPGFSGLTSEWTTFHTAYIESTARYKFTNWENLSRLRHCLKGEARDCVLHMLASSADPELIIRVLKKNFGRSDLLIYKALNELRKLPNLGPSAVDLNDFAIKVVNIVTTLASLDRRAYAGNPFLIREITERLSPHVRSRWCQYAEEKLEQAESELTLMVNFLLDISDKELQYSHARGSVNRRSAPAPMREDIRVGRRTSASNPQPSNGGAIRKYNSSRVQTYTTDKLEPCLCCGGVHTATNCKRVLDMSVAARWEWAKDNKICFKCLNRRHRRGNCKAGVCGERGCQHPHHPLLHDESILLRRELQSSRRDEAASATPASAPIEPERAQREHTLTTAEREGALPAHHFVLNTEHQEPSDVLLKVIPILLSGPTGEIKCYALCDDGSTISLCEDSIADAVGAVGVEAPLHINGIGPMSTIEPSRRVTVQIRGLTGGHTHLVRLRTVKNLGINSQQVPRTLVKQYEHLRGLQEATYDTATPRVLIGSDNWHMIFPLEARIGTRREPAAVRIDLGWLIYGRAPQTPRRAERVLHLSQASERDGAFAVTADVEEMFLRIQIREEDRNSQMFLWRAARRSGVPDVYRMRSMVFGIASSPFLAHSVRNYNAYAYENRYPRALEDIVRNHYMDDYVSSYENEADAIAYAEEVSACHAHAGFHLRGWSSNSPLLIERIPEELRADTPAPIGDKEQKVLGLTWDARTDHLGFNTTMIRVPSEVKERKRAPTKRETLSAVMSIYDPLGIISYFSITVKIQLQRLWSLGLDWNAPLPPDECEEFQTWLRALEHVGRLRIPRHYGPMEMVRRTLHIFVDASSQAYAAVAYWRIERRGEVYVSLIVAKAKVGPTRSISIPRAKLQSALIGARLKKTILEQHRYEVAEVVIWSDSRTTLHWVRENARRYSAYVSHRLGEIAELTEPEQWRWVPTRQNVADDATRAGQHT
- the LOC133534380 gene encoding uncharacterized protein LOC133534380 isoform X2, with the translated sequence MVNFLLDISDKELQYSHARGSVNRRSAPAPMREDIRVGRRTSASNPQPSNGGAIRKYNSSRVQTYTTDKLEPCLCCGGVHTATNCKRVLDMSVAARWEWAKDNKICFKCLNRRHRRGNCKAGVCGERGCQHPHHPLLHDESILLRRELQSSRRDEAASATPASAPIEPERAQREHTLTTAEREGALPAHHFVLNTEHQEPSDVLLKVIPILLSGPTGEIKCYALCDDGSTISLCEDSIADAVGAVGVEAPLHINGIGPMSTIEPSRRVTVQIRGLTGGHTHLVRLRTVKNLGINSQQVPRTLVKQYEHLRGLQEATYDTATPRVLIGSDNWHMIFPLEARIGTRREPAAVRIDLGWLIYGRAPQTPRRAERVLHLSQASERDGAFAVTADVEEMFLRIQIREEDRNSQMFLWRAARRSGVPDVYRMRSMVFGIASSPFLAHSVRNYNAYAYENRYPRALEDIVRNHYMDDYVSSYENEADAIAYAEEVSACHAHAGFHLRGWSSNSPLLIERIPEELRADTPAPIGDKEQKVLGLTWDARTDHLGFNTTMIRVPSEVKERKRAPTKRETLSAVMSIYDPLGIISYFSITVKIQLQRLWSLGLDWNAPLPPDECEEFQTWLRALEHVGRLRIPRHYGPMEMVRRTLHIFVDASSQAYAAVAYWRIERRGEVYVSLIVAKAKVGPTRSISIPRAKLQSALIGARLKKTILEQHRYEVAEVVIWSDSRTTLHWVRENARRYSAYVSHRLGEIAELTEPEQWRWVPTRQNVADDATRAGQHT